One Henriciella litoralis genomic window carries:
- the aguB gene encoding N-carbamoylputrescine amidase, with translation MSRTLKVAAIQASYSQDMQENIDKVVSLVREAAAKGAEIILPSELFCDHYFCKVQDETYFNTAYPWHEHPAVTQLSALAAELDVVIPVSIYEKDGPEYYNSIVIIDADGEPLGVYRKSHIPDGPGYMEKFYFRPGNTGFRVWDTMKGRIGVGICWDQWFPEAARAMALLGADCLFYPTAIGSEPHDATLDTAARWRRAMQGHAVSNVMPVVAANRTGDEDGQHFYGTSFIADHAGEIVSELGRDEEGVITAEFDLDFLDRHRAAWGFFRDRRTELYDVLG, from the coding sequence ATGAGCCGGACTTTGAAAGTTGCAGCGATCCAGGCCTCCTACAGCCAGGACATGCAGGAGAATATCGACAAGGTGGTCTCGCTGGTGCGCGAGGCGGCCGCCAAGGGGGCGGAGATTATCCTGCCGTCTGAACTCTTCTGCGACCATTATTTCTGCAAGGTGCAGGACGAGACCTATTTCAACACGGCCTATCCCTGGCATGAGCATCCGGCGGTGACGCAGCTCTCGGCGCTCGCCGCAGAGCTCGATGTCGTCATCCCGGTCTCGATTTATGAGAAGGATGGGCCGGAATATTATAATTCCATCGTCATCATCGATGCGGATGGTGAGCCGCTGGGCGTCTATCGCAAGAGCCATATTCCGGATGGCCCGGGCTATATGGAAAAGTTCTATTTCCGCCCCGGCAATACCGGCTTTCGCGTCTGGGACACGATGAAGGGCCGTATTGGCGTCGGCATTTGCTGGGACCAGTGGTTCCCGGAAGCGGCCCGCGCCATGGCGCTGCTCGGCGCAGATTGCCTCTTCTATCCAACGGCCATCGGCTCTGAGCCGCATGATGCGACGCTCGACACGGCTGCGCGCTGGCGCCGGGCGATGCAAGGGCATGCAGTGTCCAATGTCATGCCTGTCGTCGCTGCGAACCGCACTGGCGATGAGGACGGCCAGCATTTCTATGGCACGAGCTTTATCGCAGACCATGCGGGCGAAATCGTCTCCGAGCTTGGCCGCGATGAAGAAGGCGTGATCACCGCCGAGTTCGATCTTGATTTCCTTGACCGGCACCGCGCCGCATGGGGCTTCTTCCGCGACCGGCGCACCGAGCTTTACGACGTTCTGGGATAG
- a CDS encoding dihydrolipoyl dehydrogenase: MADIETDVAIIGAGTAGLAAERHARKNGATTRLIDPAFAGTTCATVGCMPSKLLIAAAEVAHSARHAAPFGIELPAPKIDGPKVMGRLRNMRDNFVEATKETFEKLPDGVAIKASAHFTGPNDLKLSDGRSLKAKAIIIATGSAPVIPPPFEGLGDRILTNETLFELPDLPKSVGVMGAGPIGLELAQALARLGVRVGVFDIGDTLGGLPKGDVETSLRDALEAEFPIYLDVDTEATKTETGVKLSWSGKGARGEAEYERVLVSAGRAPQLDALKLETTGLELDGHGTPVFDANTLQCGSSSVFIAGDANHRLPVLHEASAGGTIAGVNAATFPDVQPMKRKHAMQVMFTDPNLAVLGAPEEGEITGRVDFSDQGRAKVHNCNQGVCEIYARQADGLIVGARMVAPNAEHLAHLIAWSIERGATANELLDMPFYHPTLEEGLKTALQDVCKQVGSPVPPERDDEFLPGDR, from the coding sequence TTGGCGGATATCGAGACGGACGTGGCCATTATTGGTGCGGGCACTGCAGGTCTGGCGGCTGAACGGCACGCGCGGAAAAATGGCGCAACAACGCGGCTGATCGATCCGGCCTTTGCCGGGACGACCTGCGCCACGGTTGGCTGTATGCCGTCGAAACTGCTGATTGCGGCCGCTGAGGTCGCCCATTCGGCCCGCCATGCCGCACCTTTCGGGATTGAGCTTCCGGCGCCGAAGATAGATGGGCCGAAGGTGATGGGGCGCCTGCGCAATATGCGCGACAATTTCGTTGAGGCGACCAAAGAGACATTTGAAAAACTGCCCGATGGCGTCGCGATCAAGGCGAGCGCGCACTTTACCGGCCCGAACGATTTGAAGCTTTCGGATGGCCGCTCGCTCAAGGCGAAAGCGATCATCATTGCGACAGGATCGGCCCCGGTCATTCCTCCGCCATTTGAGGGCTTGGGCGACCGCATTCTGACGAATGAAACCCTGTTCGAGTTGCCGGATTTGCCAAAGTCGGTCGGTGTAATGGGTGCCGGGCCGATTGGGCTGGAGCTGGCGCAGGCTTTGGCGCGGCTTGGCGTGCGGGTTGGTGTATTCGATATTGGGGATACGCTGGGCGGCCTGCCCAAGGGCGATGTCGAGACCTCGCTTCGCGACGCGCTGGAAGCTGAATTCCCGATCTATCTAGACGTCGACACCGAGGCGACGAAAACTGAGACCGGCGTGAAGCTTAGCTGGTCAGGCAAAGGTGCCCGCGGCGAGGCTGAATATGAGCGTGTGCTTGTGTCCGCAGGACGGGCGCCGCAGCTGGACGCGCTGAAGCTGGAGACGACTGGGCTGGAGCTTGACGGTCACGGCACGCCGGTCTTCGATGCAAATACCTTGCAGTGTGGGAGTTCGAGCGTGTTCATCGCAGGCGACGCCAACCATCGGCTGCCGGTGCTGCATGAAGCCTCAGCTGGCGGAACGATTGCGGGAGTAAATGCGGCGACATTCCCGGACGTTCAGCCGATGAAACGCAAGCACGCCATGCAGGTCATGTTCACAGACCCGAACCTCGCCGTGCTCGGCGCGCCCGAGGAAGGCGAGATTACAGGCCGGGTGGATTTTTCCGATCAGGGCAGGGCCAAGGTGCATAATTGCAATCAGGGCGTCTGCGAGATCTATGCGCGACAGGCGGATGGTCTGATCGTCGGCGCGCGGATGGTGGCGCCGAACGCCGAGCATCTTGCGCATCTTATTGCCTGGTCCATCGAGCGCGGAGCGACAGCGAACGAATTGCTCGACATGCCGTTCTATCACCCGACGCTGGAGGAAGGGCTGAAGACAGCGCTTCAGGATGTCTGCAAACAGGTCGGCAGTCCGGTCCCACCTGAACGCGATGACGAGTTCTTGCCGGGGGACCGGTAA
- the murI gene encoding glutamate racemase, protein MTTERTLSSKIVPVPEKGRVLVFDSGMGGLTVAREIMARAPSISVDYAADTGFFPYGDKSDAALRDRLPRIAAELVKQARPDVFVIACNTASTLALEEVRAALDIPVVGTVPAIKPAAEQSKSGVIGLLATPGTIRRAYTANLISEFASDVTVILHGSVELVRLAEAHAAGEPYDPAGFAAAQDPIFEVEQGGLVDTIVLACTHFPLVQAELAAAAPRPVTYIDSGGAIARQTLRVLARQSFSDDHAELPDHRLFVSSDPSDNARLVKVCARFGFETVVQVAV, encoded by the coding sequence ATGACGACAGAACGAACCCTCTCCAGCAAAATCGTCCCGGTCCCTGAGAAAGGCCGGGTATTGGTGTTTGACTCCGGCATGGGCGGACTGACCGTTGCGCGCGAGATCATGGCGCGTGCGCCGTCAATCTCTGTCGACTATGCTGCCGATACCGGCTTTTTCCCTTATGGCGACAAGTCTGACGCTGCGCTGCGCGATCGCCTGCCGCGCATTGCCGCCGAGCTGGTTAAACAGGCGCGGCCCGACGTCTTTGTCATCGCTTGCAATACGGCCAGCACGCTGGCGCTGGAGGAGGTGCGGGCGGCGCTCGACATCCCCGTTGTCGGGACCGTGCCCGCGATCAAGCCCGCCGCCGAGCAGAGCAAGAGCGGTGTGATCGGTCTTCTCGCCACGCCTGGCACGATCCGGCGGGCCTATACCGCCAATCTGATCAGTGAGTTTGCAAGCGATGTAACGGTTATCCTGCATGGTAGCGTCGAACTGGTCCGGCTGGCCGAGGCGCATGCGGCGGGCGAGCCCTATGACCCGGCAGGCTTTGCGGCGGCTCAGGACCCAATCTTCGAAGTGGAGCAGGGTGGGCTGGTCGATACGATTGTGCTGGCCTGCACGCATTTCCCACTGGTTCAGGCTGAGCTGGCGGCGGCCGCGCCAAGACCTGTCACCTATATCGATTCCGGCGGCGCGATTGCCCGCCAGACGCTGCGGGTGCTGGCTCGTCAGAGCTTTTCTGATGACCATGCTGAGTTGCCCGATCATCGTCTATTTGTCTCGTCTGACCCCTCGGACAATGCGCGGCTGGTGAAGGTATGTGCCCGGTTCGGCTTTGAGACGGTGGTGCAAGTGGCCGTATGA
- a CDS encoding substrate-binding domain-containing protein, whose translation MRNLLLALSAGLLASACSPGTDLSEIDASAGELQVFAAAPDEKIKIVGSSTVAPFSTTVAEQFGAISPFPTPIVETTGTGGGFKAFCNGIGPDQPSISNASRPIKSSEVELCRRGGVTDIVEVKIGYDGIVLANAKGSPELDLSKAEIFLALAEEIPDGNGGWMANPNQTWQDVADHLPDMKILVSGPPPTSGTRDAFAELALEGGAEEIPQLAALKESDKGEFVKRATTIRNDGKWIDSGENDTAIVQTLMKNPDSIGIMGYSFLEQNLDRLKGAHVEGTDPTFEQIASGEYGISRSMFFYVKKQNVNLVPGIEEFISEFTQEDAWGPTGYLVDKGLIPLQAEEREKVRAHALALEVMDTKS comes from the coding sequence ATGCGCAATCTTCTTCTCGCTCTCAGTGCCGGGCTTCTGGCCAGTGCCTGTTCGCCGGGCACAGACCTCTCTGAAATCGATGCGAGTGCCGGTGAACTGCAAGTTTTCGCGGCGGCCCCTGACGAGAAGATAAAGATTGTCGGATCGTCGACCGTCGCGCCCTTCTCGACGACCGTTGCCGAGCAGTTTGGGGCGATATCGCCGTTCCCGACGCCAATCGTCGAGACAACGGGAACGGGCGGCGGGTTCAAGGCCTTCTGCAATGGTATCGGGCCTGACCAGCCGTCGATTTCCAACGCTTCGCGGCCGATCAAATCATCCGAAGTCGAGTTATGCCGCCGCGGCGGTGTCACCGATATTGTCGAAGTGAAGATTGGCTATGACGGCATCGTGCTGGCCAATGCCAAGGGCTCTCCGGAGCTGGATCTCTCCAAGGCCGAAATCTTCCTCGCGCTGGCCGAAGAGATCCCGGACGGCAATGGCGGCTGGATGGCGAACCCCAACCAGACCTGGCAGGACGTTGCCGACCATTTGCCCGACATGAAAATCCTCGTCTCAGGCCCGCCGCCAACATCCGGGACCCGTGATGCGTTCGCCGAACTGGCGCTTGAAGGCGGGGCGGAAGAGATCCCGCAACTGGCCGCGTTGAAAGAGAGCGACAAGGGCGAGTTCGTCAAGCGCGCGACCACGATCCGTAATGACGGCAAATGGATCGATTCAGGTGAGAACGACACCGCCATCGTCCAGACCCTGATGAAGAACCCCGACAGTATCGGCATCATGGGCTACTCATTCCTTGAGCAGAATCTCGACCGCCTCAAAGGTGCGCATGTCGAGGGGACTGACCCGACCTTTGAACAGATTGCCAGCGGCGAGTACGGCATCTCCCGTTCGATGTTCTTCTACGTCAAAAAGCAGAATGTGAATTTGGTGCCCGGCATCGAGGAATTCATTTCCGAGTTCACGCAGGAAGATGCCTGGGGGCCGACCGGCTATCTCGTTGATAAGGGCCTCATCCCGCTGCAGGCAGAAGAGCGCGAAAAAGTGCGGGCGCATGCGCTGGCGCTCGAAGTCATGGACACCAAGAGCTAG
- a CDS encoding phosphotransferase — protein MIYQPDIFLIRSLVKSSFPDLADADIRLVRSGGTDNYVFRIDNDLCLRIAKRDAALPSLLQREPVALKTLSDLPLETPRFMAKGVLPDPRGWPWMICTWLHGVSMDAAGHTATIEDANRLALFLLDLQGCPTRNAAKPAPDNHWRGVDLIQRNTVTEDAITTLSDEFDATALARVWSTALTADPCRPDDRTWIHGDLHPANLVVRDGAVTGVLDWGLSGLGDPACDLMAAYTVFSGQARDAFARATAASESVWMRARGWALSTAVVALAYYRGSDAPIVARSREVIGEILAEAS, from the coding sequence GTGATTTACCAGCCGGATATCTTCCTTATCCGGTCGCTGGTCAAATCCAGCTTTCCCGACCTGGCAGACGCCGACATCCGGCTCGTCAGGTCTGGCGGGACTGACAATTACGTCTTCAGAATCGACAATGATCTCTGCCTGCGGATCGCCAAGCGCGATGCGGCATTGCCCTCGCTGCTCCAGCGCGAACCCGTTGCCTTGAAAACCCTGTCCGACCTGCCGCTCGAAACCCCGCGTTTCATGGCCAAGGGCGTGCTGCCTGATCCACGCGGATGGCCATGGATGATCTGCACCTGGCTCCACGGGGTCTCCATGGATGCCGCCGGCCACACGGCCACAATTGAAGATGCCAACCGGCTCGCCCTCTTCCTGCTGGACCTTCAGGGCTGTCCCACCCGAAACGCAGCGAAACCAGCTCCGGACAATCACTGGCGCGGCGTGGACCTCATCCAGCGCAACACCGTGACAGAAGACGCGATCACGACACTTTCAGACGAATTCGATGCCACCGCATTGGCCCGCGTCTGGTCGACCGCGCTCACCGCTGATCCATGCAGACCCGATGACCGGACCTGGATCCATGGAGACTTGCATCCGGCCAATCTGGTGGTTCGCGACGGCGCCGTCACCGGCGTTCTGGACTGGGGGTTGTCGGGGCTTGGCGACCCGGCCTGTGACCTGATGGCCGCCTATACAGTGTTCAGTGGCCAGGCCCGTGACGCCTTTGCCCGGGCGACAGCTGCAAGCGAAAGTGTCTGGATGCGAGCCCGCGGCTGGGCGCTATCAACGGCTGTTGTCGCGCTGGCCTATTATCGCGGCAGCGACGCGCCCATCGTCGCGCGGTCCCGCGAAGTGATCGGCGAAATCCTCGCTGAGGCAAGCTGA
- a CDS encoding glycosyltransferase family 4 protein: MRIMLITDAWEPQVNGVVRTMKRVIAECEEMGHEWEIVSPADGFFTVPLPTYSEIKLALFARGQISERFERFQPDAVHIATEGTLGLAGRAMCLKEKHPFSTSYHTRFPEYVSARFPVPTAWGYGFVRWFHKYSGKVMVATPSMRKELEDHNFNNVVSWTRGVDVDLFNPSRRVEAGEPGDPFEGMERPIFLNVGRVAVEKNIEAFVELDLPGTKVIVGEGPQLNELKKKYPKVKFLGARFNEELATCFASADVFCFPSLTDTFGLVILEAMAAGTPVAAYNAPGPRDIIPGSDAGVIGEDLKQACLDCLDLDRATARTYAEGYSWKACAEAFIENLDTLPVPERKRFWQKIRLRRRRKKPPIVPETKE; encoded by the coding sequence ATGCGCATCATGTTGATTACCGACGCCTGGGAACCACAGGTCAATGGCGTCGTCCGAACGATGAAGCGCGTCATCGCCGAGTGCGAAGAGATGGGCCATGAATGGGAAATCGTCTCACCAGCAGATGGATTTTTCACCGTCCCACTTCCGACCTATAGCGAGATCAAACTCGCTTTGTTTGCCCGCGGACAAATATCAGAACGCTTCGAACGCTTCCAGCCAGATGCTGTTCACATTGCGACCGAAGGCACGCTCGGCCTGGCTGGCCGCGCCATGTGCCTGAAGGAAAAACACCCCTTCTCGACCAGCTATCACACCCGCTTTCCCGAATATGTGTCAGCCCGTTTCCCGGTCCCAACGGCCTGGGGCTATGGCTTTGTGCGCTGGTTTCACAAGTATTCTGGCAAGGTGATGGTCGCGACACCGTCGATGCGCAAAGAGCTGGAAGACCACAATTTCAACAATGTCGTCTCCTGGACGCGCGGGGTCGATGTCGATCTGTTCAACCCGTCCCGCCGCGTCGAAGCGGGCGAGCCCGGCGATCCGTTTGAAGGCATGGAACGGCCCATCTTCCTCAATGTCGGCCGGGTCGCGGTGGAGAAGAATATCGAAGCTTTCGTTGAGCTTGATCTGCCCGGCACAAAGGTCATCGTCGGCGAAGGCCCGCAACTGAACGAGCTGAAAAAGAAGTACCCCAAGGTCAAATTCCTCGGCGCACGTTTCAATGAAGAGCTCGCGACCTGCTTTGCGAGCGCTGACGTCTTCTGTTTCCCAAGCCTGACCGACACATTCGGCCTCGTCATACTCGAAGCCATGGCCGCAGGAACGCCGGTGGCCGCCTATAATGCACCCGGGCCAAGAGACATCATCCCCGGCTCAGATGCCGGCGTGATCGGCGAGGACCTCAAGCAGGCCTGCCTCGATTGCCTGGACCTCGACCGCGCCACGGCGAGGACATATGCAGAGGGCTATAGCTGGAAGGCTTGCGCCGAAGCGTTCATCGAAAACCTCGACACGCTCCCGGTACCAGAGCGCAAACGCTTCTGGCAAAAGATCCGCCTGCGCCGCCGCAGGAAAAAGCCGCCAATCGTTCCAGAGACCAAGGAGTGA
- the putA gene encoding bifunctional proline dehydrogenase/L-glutamate gamma-semialdehyde dehydrogenase PutA: protein MPDTLKTTSTSWDSIDEHKFADEEALVADILKSLPLDERARAAAVRRGRELVQIARAAGRPKGMMESFLEEFGLSNSEGLALMCLAEALLRVPDAETRDDLIAEKIRSGDWGSHKGQSDSWLVNASTWGLMLTGRVIGTPDDARKGPSTFVQSLVRESGEPVIRAAMMQAMRIMGEQFVLGRTVKEAIKRGAKMVKAGDAANFSFDMLGEGARTADDASRYLKAYEEAIAAVSAKSDGSTAPEDKNGISVKLSALHPRYEAVNEARVMAELYPRVLGLCEQAAKANINLCLDAEEAERLVISLKILEKLMREPSLKGWEGLGLAVQAYQKRAHLVIERLTRLAGETKMRLMVRLVKGAYWDTEIKHAQEDGMVNFPVFTTKHGTDINYLSCAYALLKASPRIYPQFATHNAHSLATILMMAESEDVTHYEFQRLHGMGEPLYGAAEKGGKVRVYAPVGAHKDLLPYLVRRLLENGANTSFVHSFLDPDVPVEAVVDDPIAKVEAGPRRHPRIPTPPRLYGPMRKNSIGVDLSQASERAVLERNVSELVDGKALEAGPIISGKAKTSGGADVFAPADLSRKLGTVLEASEADVDAALDAAVKFQPEWDRLGGAKRAKILTDMGDALEANMDRLVALMSQEGGKTFGDGVAEVREAVDFCRYYAVQAEDKFEGQTRLPGPAGETNHISLHGRGVFACISPWNFPLAIFTGQITAALGAGNTVVAKPAEQTPLVAFEAVRIFQAAGLPADALHLLPGRGETVGAKLTSDLRVSGVCFTGGTDTARIINRTLAGRDGPIIPLIAETGGLNGMFVDTTALREQVIDDVLVSAFGSAGQRCSALRLLFLPKDTADGLIDGLKGAMDELKIGDPGKTDTDIGPVIDDESLGHLADYLARMQSEASLIKQMPAPEGGHFFGPAVVELSSLDQIEKETFGPVLHILRYDPDQIASVGAALEAKGYGLTLGVHSRLESFAAKVRAAVHAGNTYVNRSMTGAVVGVQPFGGEGLSGTGPKAGGPHYMLRFASERVVTVNITAQGGDPELLSL from the coding sequence ATGCCCGACACGCTCAAAACGACAAGCACTTCCTGGGATAGCATCGATGAACACAAGTTCGCCGATGAAGAAGCGCTGGTCGCGGACATATTGAAGTCCTTGCCGCTTGATGAACGCGCCAGAGCCGCCGCGGTTCGACGCGGGCGCGAACTGGTGCAGATCGCGCGTGCGGCCGGGCGGCCCAAGGGCATGATGGAAAGCTTCCTGGAAGAGTTTGGTCTGTCGAACTCTGAGGGGCTGGCGCTGATGTGTCTGGCCGAAGCCTTGTTGCGGGTGCCCGATGCAGAGACACGAGATGATCTGATCGCAGAGAAAATCCGGTCCGGCGACTGGGGGTCTCATAAGGGCCAGTCCGATAGCTGGCTGGTCAATGCCTCGACCTGGGGGCTGATGCTGACAGGCCGCGTGATCGGAACGCCGGACGATGCGCGTAAAGGCCCGTCGACCTTCGTGCAGAGCCTTGTGCGCGAAAGCGGTGAGCCGGTGATCCGGGCCGCGATGATGCAGGCGATGCGCATCATGGGTGAACAATTCGTGCTGGGCCGGACGGTGAAGGAAGCCATCAAACGCGGCGCCAAGATGGTGAAGGCTGGCGATGCGGCCAATTTCAGCTTCGACATGCTGGGCGAAGGTGCACGGACCGCTGATGATGCATCGCGCTATCTGAAGGCCTATGAAGAGGCTATCGCAGCTGTGTCCGCCAAGAGTGACGGCTCCACTGCGCCTGAAGACAAGAACGGTATCTCGGTAAAGCTGTCGGCGCTGCATCCACGCTATGAGGCGGTGAATGAAGCGCGGGTGATGGCTGAGCTTTATCCGCGCGTCCTTGGGCTTTGTGAGCAGGCCGCCAAGGCGAACATCAATCTTTGCCTTGATGCCGAAGAGGCCGAGCGCCTCGTCATTTCGCTGAAGATCCTCGAAAAGCTGATGCGGGAGCCGTCACTCAAGGGCTGGGAGGGGCTCGGCCTTGCCGTGCAGGCCTATCAGAAGCGCGCCCATCTTGTGATCGAGCGGCTTACGCGCCTTGCGGGTGAGACGAAGATGCGCCTGATGGTGCGTCTGGTTAAGGGCGCCTATTGGGACACGGAAATCAAACATGCCCAGGAAGATGGGATGGTGAACTTCCCGGTCTTCACAACCAAGCACGGCACGGACATCAACTACCTCTCCTGCGCGTATGCCCTGCTGAAGGCGAGCCCGCGCATCTATCCGCAATTTGCCACCCATAATGCCCATTCCCTGGCCACAATCCTGATGATGGCTGAGAGCGAAGACGTCACGCATTACGAGTTCCAGCGTCTGCACGGCATGGGTGAGCCGCTTTATGGCGCCGCCGAGAAGGGCGGGAAGGTCCGCGTCTATGCGCCTGTCGGGGCGCATAAGGATCTTCTGCCCTATCTGGTGCGCCGGCTTCTGGAGAATGGCGCGAATACGAGCTTCGTGCATTCTTTCCTCGACCCGGATGTGCCGGTTGAGGCGGTCGTTGATGACCCGATTGCCAAGGTTGAAGCGGGCCCGCGCCGTCATCCGCGTATCCCGACGCCGCCGCGCCTTTATGGGCCGATGCGGAAGAATTCGATCGGGGTCGATCTCAGCCAGGCGAGCGAGCGGGCGGTGCTGGAGCGGAATGTTTCTGAACTCGTTGACGGCAAGGCGCTGGAGGCCGGGCCGATCATCTCCGGCAAGGCGAAGACATCGGGCGGCGCTGACGTGTTCGCGCCGGCAGATCTGTCGCGCAAACTCGGAACTGTGTTGGAAGCATCCGAGGCCGATGTTGATGCTGCGCTTGATGCAGCCGTGAAGTTTCAGCCTGAATGGGACCGTCTCGGCGGGGCGAAACGGGCGAAAATCCTCACCGATATGGGCGATGCGCTGGAAGCCAATATGGACCGGCTGGTCGCGCTGATGTCGCAAGAGGGCGGCAAGACGTTTGGTGACGGGGTCGCTGAAGTGCGCGAGGCGGTCGACTTTTGCCGCTATTATGCGGTCCAGGCCGAAGACAAGTTTGAGGGCCAGACGCGGCTGCCGGGGCCGGCGGGTGAGACCAATCATATTTCCCTGCATGGGCGCGGCGTGTTTGCCTGCATCTCGCCATGGAATTTTCCGCTGGCGATCTTCACCGGGCAGATCACGGCGGCGCTGGGCGCGGGCAATACGGTTGTAGCGAAACCTGCCGAGCAGACGCCGCTGGTCGCGTTTGAGGCTGTCCGCATCTTTCAGGCGGCGGGCCTGCCAGCCGATGCATTGCATCTGCTGCCGGGGCGTGGTGAGACGGTTGGCGCAAAGCTGACGAGTGACCTTCGCGTATCGGGCGTCTGTTTTACAGGTGGCACAGACACGGCGCGGATTATCAACCGCACACTGGCGGGGCGCGATGGCCCGATTATTCCACTGATCGCGGAGACGGGCGGGCTGAATGGTATGTTCGTCGACACGACAGCGCTGCGTGAGCAGGTGATTGACGACGTTCTGGTGTCGGCTTTCGGGTCAGCTGGGCAGAGGTGTTCGGCGCTTCGTCTTCTCTTCCTGCCCAAAGACACGGCTGATGGCCTGATCGACGGGCTGAAAGGTGCGATGGATGAGCTGAAGATCGGTGATCCGGGTAAGACTGACACTGATATTGGGCCTGTCATCGATGACGAGTCGCTTGGCCATCTGGCGGACTATCTCGCCCGGATGCAATCGGAAGCGAGCCTCATCAAGCAAATGCCTGCGCCAGAGGGGGGCCACTTCTTCGGCCCGGCCGTGGTGGAGCTGTCCTCGCTCGATCAGATCGAGAAAGAGACATTCGGGCCGGTGCTGCACATCCTGCGCTATGACCCGGACCAGATTGCCAGTGTCGGGGCAGCGCTTGAGGCCAAAGGGTATGGCCTGACACTGGGCGTTCATTCGAGGCTTGAGAGCTTTGCGGCCAAGGTGCGCGCGGCTGTGCATGCGGGCAACACCTATGTGAACCGATCGATGACGGGCGCGGTGGTTGGCGTGCAGCCATTTGGCGGCGAGGGCCTGTCAGGGACGGGTCCGAAGGCTGGCGGGCCGCATTACATGCTTCGCTTTGCCAGCGAACGCGTCGTTACTGTGAATATCACCGCCCAAGGTGGCGATCCCGAACTCTTGAGCCTATAA
- a CDS encoding DUF3298 and DUF4163 domain-containing protein, which produces MRQYSILLIAALAGVTAGCADNSDSANEPVRVSEIERPETSTATAFSQDGGGIAIVNGNEAASIDIDMPADLAEFDPKLADTLRARVNELTEGFAESAEQDMRDAAEKNFTFRPNTLEISWVETGPESGPLQSFLGTSYSYQGGAHPTFSYQMLNWDTDANRELGFEDLFEDADSARTAVIETLKSSLIEQKRERFADDFTEEDILDSWIEPAFEAPETKQDRFTFATSSDPAKSGGLIYHFGPYEVGSYAEGAYTVGVPASIFAAFLKPAYSDNFGGEMQMPKEDL; this is translated from the coding sequence ATGAGGCAGTATTCGATCCTGCTGATCGCCGCATTGGCGGGCGTAACCGCCGGATGTGCAGACAATAGCGACAGCGCGAACGAGCCTGTGCGCGTTTCAGAGATTGAGCGTCCCGAGACGTCAACGGCGACGGCGTTCAGTCAGGATGGCGGCGGCATCGCAATCGTCAATGGCAACGAGGCGGCCAGCATCGACATAGACATGCCGGCCGACCTTGCCGAGTTTGACCCCAAGCTGGCCGACACGCTGCGGGCGCGCGTGAATGAGCTCACCGAAGGGTTCGCCGAGAGCGCTGAGCAGGATATGCGTGATGCTGCGGAGAAGAATTTCACCTTCAGGCCGAACACGCTCGAAATAAGCTGGGTCGAAACCGGCCCGGAATCAGGCCCACTCCAGTCATTTCTCGGCACCAGCTACAGCTATCAGGGCGGGGCGCATCCGACGTTCAGCTATCAGATGCTGAACTGGGATACCGATGCGAACCGCGAGCTTGGTTTTGAGGACTTGTTTGAGGACGCAGACAGCGCCCGCACAGCCGTCATCGAAACGCTTAAGTCATCGTTGATCGAGCAGAAGCGCGAGCGGTTCGCGGACGATTTCACCGAAGAGGATATACTGGACTCCTGGATCGAGCCTGCCTTTGAAGCGCCAGAGACGAAGCAGGACCGGTTTACGTTTGCGACCTCTTCAGACCCTGCCAAATCAGGTGGGCTGATCTATCATTTCGGGCCGTATGAAGTCGGCTCCTATGCTGAGGGCGCCTACACTGTTGGCGTGCCGGCATCGATATTCGCGGCGTTTCTGAAACCTGCCTATTCGGACAATTTCGGCGGCGAGATGCAGATGCCTAAAGAAGATCTCTAG